A single Danio aesculapii chromosome 19, fDanAes4.1, whole genome shotgun sequence DNA region contains:
- the LOC130246994 gene encoding C3a anaphylatoxin chemotactic receptor-like codes for MTDNTTFFFPSNSKISIHYEKTTVDMVFYTIIILLGTTGNSVVIWVAGFHMKSNVTKIWLVNLAVADLIFCLTRISSLISKIFFDYWPFGVFLCKFNGFIKYANMFCSVFLLAVISVDRALCIWHPFFTRERRTVCAARVVSVGVWIMAVIFSCPYFAYRQVFPGKNNLSHCSLKVNGAAETGNSIKYVYYFIRFICGFLLPFLVIFICYTLAAIGIHRSRLSSKSKPLRILAVLVGAFFVCWAPYHFLGLVKLVNKDNEVVKIGWNMASNLAYFNSCINPILYFFMGLDVSRRCNQSLSGIFRRALTEEGQSLSQQFTGEEICNSFLKTKGVECVTKV; via the exons ATGACCGACAATACAACTTTTTTCTTTCCCTCCAACTCTAAAATCTCAATCCACTATGAGAAAACGACAGTGGATATGGTCTTCTACACCATCATCATTCTCCTCGGTACCACCGGGAACTCTGTGGTCATCTGGGTGGCTGGTTTCCACATGAAATCCAATGTCACTAAAATATGGTTGGTCAACCTCGCAGTAGCAGATCTGATCTTCTGCCTGACAAGAATTTCTTCACTCATCTCCAAAATCTTCTTTGACTACTGGCCTTTTGGAGTCTTTCTCTGCAAGTTCAATGGTTTCATTAAATATGCCAATATGTTCTGCAGTGTTTTTCTTCTGGCTGTCATCAGTGTGGATCGAGCACTTTGCATCTGGCATCCATTTTTTACCAGGGAACGACGGACAGTATGTGCTGCTCGTGTGGTCAGTGTGGGAGTTTGGATCATGGCTGTGATCTTTAGTTGTCCGTACTTTGCTTACCGGCAGGTCTTTCCTGGCAAGAACAACTTGAGCCACTGCTCACTGAAG GTGAATGGAGCAGCTGAGACTGGCAATTCAATAAAGTATGTCTACTACTTCATTCGTTTCATCTGTGGATTCCTGTTACCCTTTCTGGTCATCTTTATCTGCTACACCCTGGCTGCTATTGGGATCCACAGATCAAGACTCTCCAGCAAATCAAAGCCTCTTCGCATTCTTGCTGTTTTGGTCGGTGCCTTTTTCGTATGCTGGGCTCCATATCACTTTCTAGGGCTGGTCAAGTTGGTGAATAAAGACAACGAGGTGGTAAAAATAGGATGGAATATGGCTTCAAACTTAGCCTATTTCAACAGCTGCATTAACCCAATCTTGTACTTCTTCATGGGACTGGATGTTAGCCGACGATGCAACCAAAGTTTGTCTGGGATTTTTCGCAGAGCACTCACGGAGGAAGGCCAAAGTCTATCCCAGCAATTCACTGGGGAAGAAATCTGCAATTCCTTTCTAAAGACCAAAGGTGTTGAGTGTGTAACTAAAGTTTAG